The genomic DNA CTCATCTTTGTTATTATGTTGAGATTGACGTTTTTCTTTGGTGAGTCGCAGCTACGAGAGTTGCAAAGAAAGGTTCGAACTGAGGTGAGCTCGGAGTTCTGGCTTCGTATGAACTGCGCTGATGTCAGTAGCCAACTGTTTGACTGGGGTATGATGCGGTTGCCTCGTCCAATTTATGGTATTGGAGATCCTTTTGCTATGGAAGCTGATGATCAGTTCAGAAAGAAGCGTGATGCCGAGGtcatttattttcttacaacTACCTATTTCTGGTTCTGGACTTATATTAGCTTCCCATGATGAAGTCTAGCAAAATAGCAATTGAGTAGCCAAGGGATATAAGGCCTTGTTTTACTTCTTGCTTTGCATCACTGATGTGTTTTAAATTCTTTGTTCAGAGGGTGTCACGTttagaagaagaggagaagaatctGATTGAAACCGCCAAGAGGAAATTCTTTGCAGAAGTACTCAATGCAGTTCGTGAGTTCCAGTTGCAAATCCAGGCGACTCAGAAACGCCGTAGGCAAAGAAACGATGGTGTGCAGGTACGGTTATCATTTAACATATGCATTTACCGTGAAAGGTAGTTCagatatatcttatttttgtttctacatTGTTTTAATAGGCATGGCATGGTAGACAAAGACAACGCGCAACCCGTGCTGAAAAGTTGAGGCTGATGGCCCTTAAATCCGATGATCAAGAAGCATACATGAAACTAGTAAAGGAGAGCAAGAACGAAAGGCTCACCACTCTTCTAGAAGAGACTAACAAACTCCTTACTAATTTGGGAGCTGCTGTTCAGCGGCAGAAAGATGCTAAGCTACCAGATGGGATTGATCCACTGAAAGACTCAGAATCTGATTTATCTGAACTCGAGGCTCCAAGAAGCGAACCGTTACAGGATCTACTTCCTGATCAGGATACTGACATCGCTGAATCTGACAACAATGATGACTCCAATGACTTACTTGAAGGCCAGAGGCAGTATAACTCTGCTATCCATTCAATTCAAGAGAAGGTAACTTTGTTAATCTCTATGCTTAATTGTTTAACTTGCTGCCATCTCAGTGACGAAGTGATTTTAAGTATAGACAATGTGTACCTTTAACAGGTGACGGAGCAGCCTTCACTTCTAAAAGGTGGGGAACTACGATCTTACCAAATAGAAGGACTCCAATGGATGGTTTCTCTATTCAACAATAACCTAAATGGAATTTTAGCTGATGAGATGGGTTTAGGCAAAACCATCCAAACAATCTCGTTGATTGCTTATCTTCTGGAGAATAAAAACGTGCCTGGGCCTTATCTGATAGTGGCTCCAAAAGCTGTGCTACCAAACTGGGTAAACGAGTTTGATAAATGGGTACCAAGGTATGTGTACAAAACAGTTTTACTCCCAATTGGTATGAGTCTCAAATATaatccattctttttttttttcacagcATTGCAGCTTTTCTCTATGATGGACGTTTGGAGGAGAGAAAAGCAATCAGGGAGAAAATCGCAGGAGAAGGGAAGTTCAATGTGTTGATAACCCACTATGATCTCATCATGAGAGATAAAgcatttttgaagaaaattgaTTGGCACTACATGATTGTTGATGAAGGACATCGTCTGAAGAACCATGAATCTGCTCTCGCAAAGACTCTACTAACAGGGTAACATTCACTATCCTAGTTTCTCTCAAGTGAAATGATGTTTAGCTGactgttatgttttttttttaatcgtgGATGCAGCTATCGGATAAAACGGAGACTTCTGTTAACCGGAACACCGATACAGAACAGCCTCCAAGAGCTATGGTCCCTGCTCAATTTTCTCCTTCCTCACATCTTTAACTCGGTTCAGAACTTCGAGGAATGGTTTAATGCTCCGTTTGCTGATCGTGCTAATGTTAGTCTTACGGATGAAGAGGAGCTGCTGGTTATCCACCGTCTGCATCATGTTGGTTCCACCACcctattttttcctttaaaaaatttCCTACAAAATTGTTTATGCTGTGTTTCAATGTGATTCACAGGTTATAAGACCGTTTATACTGAGAAGGAAAAAGGACGAAGTAGAGAAGTTCCTTCCTGGAAAGACACAGGTGATACTGAAGTGTGACATGTCAGCGTGGCAGAAAGTGTATTACAAACAAGTTACAGACATGGGCAGAGTTGGCCTTCAAACAGGTTTGTAGCTTAACTCACACTTATAATCTCTCTGTACTCTTCTTCTTTAAGTAAAAGCTGATCCGATGCAAAAACGTAACAGGGTCTGGGAAGTCAAAGAGTCTGCAAAATCTAACGATGCAGCTGAGAAAGTGTTGTAACCATCCGTATCTATTCGTTGGAGGAGAATACAACATGTGGAAGAAACCTGAGATCGTGAGAGCCTCAGGGAAATTCGAGCTTCTAGACCGTCTCCTTCCCAAACTACGCAAGGCCGGGCATAGGATCCTGCTCTTCTCTCAGATGACTCGTCTCATCGACATTCTCGAGATTTATCTGACGCTTAACGATTTCAAGTACCTCAGACTCGATGGTACCACGAAGACGGATCAAAGAGGGCTTTTACTGAAGCAGTTCAACGAGCCAGACTCTCCTTACTTCATGTTTCTTCTGAGCACGCGTGCGGGAGGTCTCGGTCTGAACTTGCAGACTGCGGATACTGTTATCATCTTTGACAGTGATTGGAACCCACAGATGGATCAACAGGCTGAGGATCGAGCTCACCGCATAGGGCAGAAGAAGGAAGTGAGAGTGTTTGTTTTGGTTAGCGTTGGCTCCGTTGAAGAAGTGATATTGGAGCGTGCAAAGCAGAAGATGGGGATTGATGCTAAAGTCATACAAGCTGGTCTTTTCAACACAACTTCCACTGGTAAGTCtcttaaaaacaaatatgtgATTTTTAGAACAATGATGGTAAGTCTCTTAATGTGTGGTTTGtgattattaataataacagCACAAGACAGAAGAGAGATGCTTGAAGAGCTGATGCGCAAAGGAACGAGCTCGCTAGGGAACGATGTCCCCAGCGAGAGGGAAATAAACAGGCTGGCGGCTCGTAGCGAGGACGAGTTTTGGATGTTTGAGAGGATGGAcgaggagaggagaaggaaaGAGAGTTACAGAACCCGTCTGATGCAAGAGCAGGAAGTCCCTGAGTGGGCATACACCACACAGAGCCAAGACGACAAGTCTAACAGCGCAAAGCACCATTTTGGAAGTGTCACAGGCAAGCGGAAGCGTAAAGAGATCGTTTACAGCGATTCACTGAGCGAGGTTCAGTGGATGAAAGCCGTGGAGAGCGGTGAAGACATATCGACATACTCTATTAGACagaggagaatggagaaggcaAGCAACGCAAAGACATCGACTAGTAAAAAAGCAGTAGAACCTatccaagtggtgagtgatgaGACGAgcgaggaagaagaggaaggagaagaaagagCACAAGAGATGAGAGGGAAACAGAGAGTAGAGAAGTCTGAggaggacgaagaagaagaagacggtgaagaagaagagaatgatGAAAAGCCAATATTCAAGTGGAGTTCTCATAAGAAGAAAAGGTCTAGGTACTCTTTTACTTGTTCTTCGTCTGACTCTAGAGCTCAAAGTTCCAATGGAAGTAGAAGAAAGTGAGATAGATTGAGGTGAGATCTGAGTTGAGTTTGGttggtctcttcttcttctacctgtatgtttgtgtgttttagaAGTCTTTAGagattatattttcttcttgCCAATGCAACTTATGCCAATCTAACATGTAATGCATTTATTTTAGTTGGTCTCAGGTTAAGTTTagttatttttcttatatagaaCGATTCTAGATTCGGCATTGAAAACCcttttcatcaaaaaaaaagaaaacatgtaatattttttttttcagaataacTAAGAgaccaatttattttttttatccaaaatctcTATTTTATACCAATGTTCACAACACATCCCTCATCTCTTAGATTCTTCTTGGACAGGTTCAACCTTTTCAGAGTTCTTGAGAGCGTTTACTAGAGCTATAGTACCTTCATTCTCTAGATTAGTATAACTTAGGTTATAGTCAAGGATTTGAAGTTTGAAAAGAATTTGCTCATAGATATACCAACTTTTATGCTATTGTGACAAATGTTTTTCATGTGAGGACAGTCTCAAATGCCATCTTCACTAACTTTATCCTCTCATGTGAACCAAAAGGTTGTGCTATTATGGCCTTTGTTTAGCGTTTTATGTATAAAACTACCGTTGACTTAGCATCAACATCCTTCTACGTACAGCTCTGTTTTATCCTTATCTTAACAGCATCTCAAattcatttagttttttttctaattaatttaacAATAGTCTACtaaataaagaatattttagTGACATTTTGGACCGTCGTGGTCGGCCACAAAGTAGACGTGTATGAGCTTTCGACAAAATGCAAATAGATACCACTGTTCTATTTTACCATCTCGAGGACATGAAATGAAATCTTGAGGGGCACGAACACGCTTAGCATCCAAAGCTTTAAATGCAAATTTGCCTTGAAGTATCAGTAAAAAAATGGCATTGAAGTAagtaagcaaagaaaaaaaaatactgagGTAACGTGAAGTATTTACAAAGTGCTTCCAATAGGTTTTTAAAGTTTGAGATGTAGTATAGTTTAATTAAGTTAACAGTGTTAATGAATTTTACACTTTTGAATAAGAACCTAagttagtaaagaaaatatatgtgcagattttttttatctcagcatacttatatattttttttaaaaacatttcttttctttgaaaCACAAAATGTAATGTCTTTGTTTGAAACacttattttttattgaaacaCAAAATGAATTTTACACATActtatattaaacataaaaaatactaaacaaatTACAGAGACAGATAAAAACCGGAAACAAAGTAATTTAGTTGATCATTTCAAACCGCACGAAacattatgaaaaaaaaaaacaactactACTACCTAATGAAAAGGCTAAACTGATATATCCAGTTACACATTACGTAACAATATCATGGAACCACAAATGTAATGTCTTTGTTTGAAGAAGAAAACTGAAAGAAAAGTTAGGCCTGAATCGAACCGGTTTTGACCATCGGTTTAGTTCTCAATTCTCCAACAGAAATAACAGAATAAAACATTTTACTTTATGTTCtagaagaaaaccaaaaaatgaaagaaccaaaaaaataccTAACTTGGAAAACAAATAAAGAGATCACGTCGTCATCTTCAACCTCTCTGACCTGTTCTGTTCTGTTTCCCGTGTCCTGTCTGCTTTTTCCTCATT from Raphanus sativus cultivar WK10039 unplaced genomic scaffold, ASM80110v3 Scaffold1398, whole genome shotgun sequence includes the following:
- the LOC130504179 gene encoding probable ATP-dependent DNA helicase CHR12, whose protein sequence is MNCADVSSQLFDWGMMRLPRPIYGIGDPFAMEADDQFRKKRDAERVSRLEEEEKNLIETAKRKFFAEVLNAVREFQLQIQATQKRRRQRNDGVQAWHGRQRQRATRAEKLRLMALKSDDQEAYMKLVKESKNERLTTLLEETNKLLTNLGAAVQRQKDAKLPDGIDPLKDSESDLSELEAPRSEPLQDLLPDQDTDIAESDNNDDSNDLLEGQRQYNSAIHSIQEKVTEQPSLLKGGELRSYQIEGLQWMVSLFNNNLNGILADEMGLGKTIQTISLIAYLLENKNVPGPYLIVAPKAVLPNWVNEFDKWVPSIAAFLYDGRLEERKAIREKIAGEGKFNVLITHYDLIMRDKAFLKKIDWHYMIVDEGHRLKNHESALAKTLLTGYRIKRRLLLTGTPIQNSLQELWSLLNFLLPHIFNSVQNFEEWFNAPFADRANVSLTDEEELLVIHRLHHVIRPFILRRKKDEVEKFLPGKTQVILKCDMSAWQKVYYKQVTDMGRVGLQTGSGKSKSLQNLTMQLRKCCNHPYLFVGGEYNMWKKPEIVRASGKFELLDRLLPKLRKAGHRILLFSQMTRLIDILEIYLTLNDFKYLRLDGTTKTDQRGLLLKQFNEPDSPYFMFLLSTRAGGLGLNLQTADTVIIFDSDWNPQMDQQAEDRAHRIGQKKEVRVFVLVSVGSVEEVILERAKQKMGIDAKVIQAGLFNTTSTAQDRREMLEELMRKGTSSLGNDVPSEREINRLAARSEDEFWMFERMDEERRRKESYRTRLMQEQEVPEWAYTTQSQDDKSNSAKHHFGSVTGKRKRKEIVYSDSLSEVQWMKAVESGEDISTYSIRQRRMEKASNAKTSTSKKAVEPIQVVSDETSEEEEEGEERAQEMRGKQRVEKSEEDEEEEDGEEEENDEKPIFKWSSHKKKRSRYSFTCSSSDSRAQSSNGSRRK